The genomic interval CTCTTCGTTTAGGGTTTTGTTTGGTGTGTTCGTTTTTCCATGTGGGTTTGTGTAATGTGGGTTAGAGTCCGTGTGCGGTGGTGTGCATGGCACTTACTGTACAAGAACACAGGGGTTACACACCGGATCGCTCTGTGCTGTTTCCTCTTGTCTCTCCTCTAGAGTCAGTGAGTTATTAGTGGGTAAAAGTTCACAGGTCAAAAGTTGAGAGGTACGTGGCCAGGCGTGTCCGCGGTGTCTGGTGTGCGTGTCCGGAAGAGCTGTGTGAGTGCGAATACGGACGAGATGAGCACGGTGCAGCGTTTGGCGAGTAGCCTGACCCCGTCACTCTCCCCCTGACCCTGTCCAGACCCAGTGAGGCTCGCACTCTTACCCCCAACCCCGGCACCAGTTCCAGCTGTCTCAACAGCCCCGACAAACTCTCGGTACAGACCCACTATCTCCTTCAGCTTGTCCATGGCCTCCTGGCCGTCATCGTCCTCGTCCCCATGGACCAGACTCGCATTATGGCAGACGTCACAACCGGGGCAGGGGTTTGTTCGCAGGCAGGCTGCCGACAACTGAACCAGCGCACTGAAACTGTTAGATAAAGAGCGCAGGGCTTCATCGGGAGCCCAGCCTACCCGTGTGGCCCTCTGACACCCGGATGCCAATCGTCGAGCCTCTGCCTGGAGAAGACTCCTTTCAGCCTCTGTCATGGCGGCGGTGCTTGTCCCAGTACAATTTGGGTCCGGTGCTGGGTTAGTACTGCCTTCAGTTCCATTGTGATTGAGGTCAGGTTCTACTTTTATGCCTGTGATATCCTGCTTTGATTCTTGAAATGATGTTTGCTGGGGTTGCTCAAGTGCTCCCCTCTCTAAGACCAGCAGAAGTTCGTCTATGTCTTGACGTAGGGAGGCAAAACCTCCCTTCAGCCCACCATAATTCTTGTTGGTAAGTGTACGAAGAGGACCACCAAATGAGTTTGTGGGGGAAACCGGACGTGAAACTAAGGGACTGAGTTCAGAGGAGGCAGTGGAGAAAGTAGAGAGCGGGCGAGGGTTGTCCCTCAGCAGTGACAGAATATTGGGCTTTGCAGGGGGTGTTATAGGAGAAGAGACGGTTGCGGGTCGGGCTGGTTTGGGGCGCGTGCGGCGGGAGAACTCGTAAACGGTGAGCTCCTCGTCAAAGCTTATACCATCCTCGGTGTCTCCACTGAAACAGTTGGCGTAAACGGTGCGGCAGCCACAAGCCTCCTGGTGCTGTTGTGGAGGAGTAGTGTCAGCGAGCGATGAGGTCGGTGAGTCACCTCCAATTTGCATGCTGGACACACCTCCCAACCCCACTGCTGAATGGGCCCGTGACTGAGGCTGCTCCGATGAAACACAGCCACTGTGTGCACTATTCTCTTTAAAAGTCAGATCAGAGTGGGAGTCGTTTATCCCATTGGCCTTTTTCATGTGTGAGGTCACTTCCTGGGCCTCTTTGATGGTGGCTATGACAACCTCAGCTCCATCCTCTAAAATGCTCCCTTTCCCTCCTGATTTTGACATCACGGTCTCTTTTTCCTTGACAGGGGTCTTGTTTAAGTCTGATAAACCGCTGGCTACAGACAAACCAGAGCCAAATCCAGATGTGTCTCCATTGATGGAGCTAGTGGAGGGATAGTCCAGAGTTCCCAAAATCTCCTGGGAACGGGTCATGTACCAAGGCAGAGCCTGGATCTTCCCTCTCAGGGCAGAAGCTGGCAGTCTGCCTCCCAGGCTGGAGGAGCTGGTCCTCAGGTCTGATCCTGATCCAGATCTTCCTGGCTCTCTGCTTTCAAGGCCCCCAACACCTTTGGAGTTGGTTGACGTGAGGGAGGTGGTAAGGGCGAGAGGTGCATCTGAATTTTTGGGTGACAGGCTTTCATGACTCAGAGAGACCCTCCTGGATCCTGACTGGACGCTGCCATTGCGGCTGCTCCAAGGGTGGATCCCATTTGGCGGACTATCCCCAAAGATCCCTTTGCTTGGATCAGATGGGGAGACAGGAGAGCTAGAAGGTAGTGATAAGGGGTGGAAATTGATGGGAGAAGTGGGTTTGGGGGGCACTGGAGGTGGAATGGCTAGCTTTGTACCTGAATTAGAGCGAGGGATAGGGGGTAGGTTTAGTGGCTTTCTTTTCCCCTCGACTTTAGTAGTTTCCTTTTCACCAGGAATGCATGCTTTGTCATTGGAAACAACATGCGCTCCATTCTCATGCGTCAGATCTTTACTCTTTTTTGGGCTGTTTCCTTGCCTTTTCGTCTTTTCCTCTGTCTGCGGTGCTGTAACGGTGCTGCACCGCACTGCTGTGATCAGGGGCGATGAGAGAGGCAGTCCACCTGCTCCAGATGTGACAGATTTGAACTCCATGGTGTCTGGCTCCATTTCAAGAAGTTCAGAGGACAGACGTCCAGAGGCATCCCCGTTACAGTGGGCATATGATCGCCCATGCTGTGGGGATTTGGGAGGAATGATTTGAGGTTTGGGAGGCAGCTGGGGCTTAGGTGCCAATAGCGGTTTGACTTTAACTTCAGGTTTCTGAGATGGCTTTGGTGGGCTGGGCTGTTGGTTGGTTAGTTGATTTGTTGGGCCTTTAAGCATCTCCACATCTCTCTTGATTTTAGAGGATTTGGCTTTACTGGCAAGCGGGGAGGATGGCTCTTTACCCAGGACAGCTGAAGGACCGTTCCAGCCTCCACTTAACCGATTAGCATTCCTCCGGTCAGCCAGCTCAGcgtctgtgagagagagacaaatcGAAAGGAAAGGACAGAAAGAGAAGGGCATCAGTGGATTTACACCTCCTTTAATCACATTAATCTCTCAGTGTTGTCGAATGTTGCcaccacataaaaaaaatgaaaatacaaccaTAGACAAAGGACCTTAACAAAAACGTGGCAAGGACAAATTGTCTTATTCATTTGCAAAGTCATAACAAAACATACTAGTTCCCCACGTAGGATTCGCCAAAGCTTAACGGCGGGTTGCGAGGCCTTCttgaattatttttaaaaatatatatagtgtaCTATATCGTAGCATATAATTAATTTCtgtgaaaaaaactaaatcaatttgttctttttaaagttTGTGTTATTCTTTAAGATAATCCTTCAAATATATCACAGGTCAAGGGCATGGTGAAGACCTGACCTGTGAAtctatattcacagagccttccctctctgctaaacagcctcatcctgcattagaaaagtacgcagccaaagagctgatagaacaatggcTAAAGCGCCAGGGAGaaataaaacactgaatttgtcaacaaagaagcctattaagtatgtctgattgttaaaataatatagATAAAGagcttcctgcagttattgcgttcactatttgggttaattgtacagtttatgagttgttctgtactgttattgttatgcattgaatatattATGAAATATGTCCCTTAGTCAGGGATCgacagtttactcaatgatacaAACGGCGTCCCTTAaagaaaaaggttgagaaccactgctgtaaACAAACCTGATAGATCAGGAACTGGAGGAGTAAATCTCTCCTGTGCATCAAAAAACTCATCTTCAGACTCTGAGGCAGTCTCTTTGACCAAAAGAGCTGGTTTGGGATTGGGTGAAGGTGTCAGGAATAGAGCCTCTTCGTCCTTGGAGAGGCGCTGCTCAGCCTGTGATGCTCTGTCCACAGAAATTGAGCTCGTCCTCACTGGGACTTTGGGAGggatctttttctttcttttaacggGTGATTTTTCAAAGGGTATGCTGTCAATCATTCTCAAATCTCTCGAACTAGGTATCTTAGAAATGCGTCTGAGTCCCTCCACTTCCAGCtgttcctcctgctcctcatcatcgtcatcgtcacTAGTAGCCTCAGGCGGGCTAGGGAGGAAATCAGCCTTGGAGAGCTCAGCAAAGCAAAGACAAGAGTTGTCGTTGTTGCGGTAATTGAGGTTGGTGGGCCGCACGGGCCCTTGATGGCGTTTTGGCTCCAGGAGGTAGGGGTGGTGAACGTCCAAGCCTGGTAGGTCCTCGCTTGTGCGTGGTCCACGGAGCTTATCCGCACGCGATGGGGCTTTGGCTGCAGCGCTGCTCTCCTCCAGGGCGGCACTCAAGGAGCCGCTGGACAAGCTGGAGAAGCTGCTGGTGACCCGTGGGTCGGTGTGGTACCACGTGGTCTCCAGGTTCATTTCTTCGTCCATAATACTGAATTTACGCAGACCACTtcctgtcgctcctccttcctcttcacccTCATTTTCCGTACCTTCTGTTGTCACTATTAtcttcacttcctgtttacctttatggtcctctctctctttcctttcctcctctctcctcttctcttcctcctctctcctcctttcttcccAGTCCTGACTTGCCGGGTCTGGGCGTTTGTAATTCTGGGAATCCATCGGGTCATCCTCATCTGTTGAGTCATCTGAGTCACTACAGCAGCGAGACACATAACCTAATAACACCagaaaatgacacacacaataTGTTAGTAAGTTGGGTAGCGCAGgatatgttttaaaatattgtattatattacgTGCTTGGCTTTTTCTAACGGTACCCGTACTGGCTGGTGACATACATCAGTAtgtgatgtgaaaatatagctATCAAATGGCCAAAAGccagaaagttattttttaaagtgAAACAGTTTTTGCTCACTTGATAGGGATTCATAGCACACGCCCTCTATTACGGCGAACCTCCCACACACACCTTCTTCAGCAGGGATCCGGTGCACCCTCACTTTTGGGCGCCCCAGACGGAAGACATTGACACTGGGATCCACAAGGAGTTTGCAGTAGCCTCCCAGCAGACACCCTAAGTCTTTGGCTGCCAGAGAGTCCATCAGTAAGGCAAATGGCTGCAAGGGGGGGAGGGCATTGCACAAGATAAGGTAAAGTGATTACAGCCAAAGGGTAAGGGAGAAAAGACAATGGAGGgggaagaaagagggagagagagtcaCCTTTGAGtccagtgaattagctttatatAGCGACCACACACCCCCTTAGGCTGTATACTGGAGGAGAAATGCTTGACCTATATTTACTCGAGCGTGATCTGTGGCGTGAATACGGTGCGGTGAGTGaatatccattttttttaactgtgtcAGTGCACGAGTGCCTACGTGTTTATGAATAATAGAGTCTAGCAACTCAACGTCTTCCTCCTTACCTTCATGTCGTGCAGTGAGATGCGCAGTAAGCTGACTTTGTCCGACTCCGACAGCAGCTCCACTCGGCTGATGCTGCTGAACTCCACCAGTGTTGAGATCATGTTGAGCTTGTGGTTGATGACCTGACTCATCCCATACTTGGCTCCCACCAGCAGGCTGACCAACACCTCCCGGTCCTGAAGCTGAGTGTGGATGAGAGTGAGTAGAGTTATATAATGAAAAACCAAATGAGCAgaaatgaggaggaagaggtgccAATGTGTTTTGATATGGATGATAACATCTGGGGTCATTCTCAGCCGGATTTGTTGAGCATTTTGAACATGTAATATAGATCCAAGACTGAATTATAATCATGTTATATCCCTTCCATTCATGTTATATTGAACCCTCACCATCATCGTAGCTGTGTAGGACCGTCCCCCATATGAAATGAGCTCTCCCAGCTGAGTGAGGTAAGCCAACCGAGCCTGACTTGCAGAAATGACCTAAAACACAGcagacaaagaagaagagagaggaataaCACTGAGGCAGACAgcaaagaatgaaagaaaaccaGAGGGATGTTATGGTTGACTCACTGACCAAAACAATTTCTCTCCACAGAGAAATGTGCTCCACTTATTTCCCCAGAAACATAACCCAGACCTACTATTCCCTTTTTAATTATCCTCCCGCCCACCATCTATCATCCTCCCAATCTGCTGTCACTTTAAACCTCGGGGGGATTAGCAGTCACTGCAATTGTCACCTAAAATGTACCCTAAAAGCCACTAGTAAACTGTCACTATCTATCTTTTTTACGTCTCACGATGCGTCCGTCAACTCATCCTTCTACCTTCTGGCGTGGCTCTAGCAGGGACTGGATCTTTTTAAGGTGGTAGCTGATGGCTTTCCTCAGGTCCTTCTCCCTCATGTTGCTCAGTAGTGTGGGAGAGATGAAGCTGTCCATGCCAAACTCCCTCCTGtcatcaccacacacacagaggaaggaaAATCAC from Sebastes fasciatus isolate fSebFas1 chromosome 10, fSebFas1.pri, whole genome shotgun sequence carries:
- the frmpd1b gene encoding uncharacterized protein frmpd1b isoform X2 — protein: MEEKERCRSRSPARRASRVQQVVGTIIRRTRESLSRERLLGDGRSQRSNSLSNQNFQAKLTLQITRDAVLDSSTGHGFILTTNAPLLVRDVAAGSPADGILYPGDQVLQINDTVLEDLSAEQVEIILRDLEDCINVTILRHMTNPKSSIMSAEKRARLRSNPVKVRFAEEVVVNGHTQGNSLLFLPNVLKVYLENGQTKAFKFDGSTTVKDIVLTLKDKLSIRAIEYFGLVLEQQYSITKLLLLHEDELIQKVVQKKDSHDYRCLFRVCFIPRDPMDLLQDDPSTFEYLFLQSVGDVLLERFAVEMKCNTALRLAALHMHERLDSCGQTRASIKSITREFGMDSFISPTLLSNMREKDLRKAISYHLKKIQSLLEPRQKVISASQARLAYLTQLGELISYGGRSYTATMMLQDREVLVSLLVGAKYGMSQVINHKLNMISTLVEFSSISRVELLSESDKVSLLRISLHDMKPFALLMDSLAAKDLGCLLGGYCKLLVDPSVNVFRLGRPKVRVHRIPAEEGYVSRCCSDSDDSTDEDDPMDSQNYKRPDPASQDWEERRREEEEKRREEERKEREDHKGKQEVKIIVTTEGTENEGEEEGGATGSGLRKFSIMDEEMNLETTWYHTDPRVTSSFSSLSSGSLSAALEESSAAAKAPSRADKLRGPRTSEDLPGLDVHHPYLLEPKRHQGPVRPTNLNYRNNDNSCLCFAELSKADFLPSPPEATSDDDDDEEQEEQLEVEGLRRISKIPSSRDLRMIDSIPFEKSPVKRKKKIPPKVPVRTSSISVDRASQAEQRLSKDEEALFLTPSPNPKPALLVKETASESEDEFFDAQERFTPPVPDLSDAELADRRNANRLSGGWNGPSAVLGKEPSSPLASKAKSSKIKRDVEMLKGPTNQLTNQQPSPPKPSQKPEVKVKPLLAPKPQLPPKPQIIPPKSPQHGRSYAHCNGDASGRLSSELLEMEPDTMEFKSVTSGAGGLPLSSPLITAVRCSTVTAPQTEEKTKRQGNSPKKSKDLTHENGAHVVSNDKACIPGEKETTKVEGKRKPLNLPPIPRSNSGTKLAIPPPVPPKPTSPINFHPLSLPSSSPVSPSDPSKGIFGDSPPNGIHPWSSRNGSVQSGSRRVSLSHESLSPKNSDAPLALTTSLTSTNSKGVGGLESREPGRSGSGSDLRTSSSSLGGRLPASALRGKIQALPWYMTRSQEILGTLDYPSTSSINGDTSGFGSGLSVASGLSDLNKTPVKEKETVMSKSGGKGSILEDGAEVVIATIKEAQEVTSHMKKANGINDSHSDLTFKENSAHSGCVSSEQPQSRAHSAVGLGGVSSMQIGGDSPTSSLADTTPPQQHQEACGCRTVYANCFSGDTEDGISFDEELTVYEFSRRTRPKPARPATVSSPITPPAKPNILSLLRDNPRPLSTFSTASSELSPLVSRPVSPTNSFGGPLRTLTNKNYGGLKGGFASLRQDIDELLLVLERGALEQPQQTSFQESKQDITGIKVEPDLNHNGTEGSTNPAPDPNCTGTSTAAMTEAERSLLQAEARRLASGCQRATRVGWAPDEALRSLSNSFSALVQLSAACLRTNPCPGCDVCHNASLVHGDEDDDGQEAMDKLKEIVGLYREFVGAVETAGTGAGVGGKSASLTGSGQGQGESDGVRLLAKRCTVLISSVFALTQLFRTRTPDTADTPGHVPLNF
- the frmpd1b gene encoding uncharacterized protein frmpd1b isoform X1; protein product: MEEKERCRSRSPARRASRVQQVVGTIIRRTRESLSRERLLGDGRSQRSNSLSNQNFQAKLTLQITRDAVLDSSTGHGFILTTNAPLLVRDVAAGSPADGILYPGDQVLQINDTVLEDLSAEQVEIILRDLEDCINVTILRHMTNPKSSIMSAEKRARLRSNPVKVRFAEEVVVNGHTQGNSLLFLPNVLKVYLENGQTKAFKFDGSTTVKDIVLTLKDKLSIRAIEYFGLVLEQQYSITKLLLLHEDELIQKVVQKKDSHDYRCLFRVCFIPRDPMDLLQDDPSTFEYLFLQSVGDVLLERFAVEMKCNTALRLAALHMHERLDSCGQTRASIKSITREFGMDSFISPTLLSNMREKDLRKAISYHLKKIQSLLEPRQKVISASQARLAYLTQLGELISYGGRSYTATMMLQDREVLVSLLVGAKYGMSQVINHKLNMISTLVEFSSISRVELLSESDKVSLLRISLHDMKPFALLMDSLAAKDLGCLLGGYCKLLVDPSVNVFRLGRPKVRVHRIPAEEGVCGRFAVIEGVCYESLSSYVSRCCSDSDDSTDEDDPMDSQNYKRPDPASQDWEERRREEEEKRREEERKEREDHKGKQEVKIIVTTEGTENEGEEEGGATGSGLRKFSIMDEEMNLETTWYHTDPRVTSSFSSLSSGSLSAALEESSAAAKAPSRADKLRGPRTSEDLPGLDVHHPYLLEPKRHQGPVRPTNLNYRNNDNSCLCFAELSKADFLPSPPEATSDDDDDEEQEEQLEVEGLRRISKIPSSRDLRMIDSIPFEKSPVKRKKKIPPKVPVRTSSISVDRASQAEQRLSKDEEALFLTPSPNPKPALLVKETASESEDEFFDAQERFTPPVPDLSDAELADRRNANRLSGGWNGPSAVLGKEPSSPLASKAKSSKIKRDVEMLKGPTNQLTNQQPSPPKPSQKPEVKVKPLLAPKPQLPPKPQIIPPKSPQHGRSYAHCNGDASGRLSSELLEMEPDTMEFKSVTSGAGGLPLSSPLITAVRCSTVTAPQTEEKTKRQGNSPKKSKDLTHENGAHVVSNDKACIPGEKETTKVEGKRKPLNLPPIPRSNSGTKLAIPPPVPPKPTSPINFHPLSLPSSSPVSPSDPSKGIFGDSPPNGIHPWSSRNGSVQSGSRRVSLSHESLSPKNSDAPLALTTSLTSTNSKGVGGLESREPGRSGSGSDLRTSSSSLGGRLPASALRGKIQALPWYMTRSQEILGTLDYPSTSSINGDTSGFGSGLSVASGLSDLNKTPVKEKETVMSKSGGKGSILEDGAEVVIATIKEAQEVTSHMKKANGINDSHSDLTFKENSAHSGCVSSEQPQSRAHSAVGLGGVSSMQIGGDSPTSSLADTTPPQQHQEACGCRTVYANCFSGDTEDGISFDEELTVYEFSRRTRPKPARPATVSSPITPPAKPNILSLLRDNPRPLSTFSTASSELSPLVSRPVSPTNSFGGPLRTLTNKNYGGLKGGFASLRQDIDELLLVLERGALEQPQQTSFQESKQDITGIKVEPDLNHNGTEGSTNPAPDPNCTGTSTAAMTEAERSLLQAEARRLASGCQRATRVGWAPDEALRSLSNSFSALVQLSAACLRTNPCPGCDVCHNASLVHGDEDDDGQEAMDKLKEIVGLYREFVGAVETAGTGAGVGGKSASLTGSGQGQGESDGVRLLAKRCTVLISSVFALTQLFRTRTPDTADTPGHVPLNF